In the genome of Roseofilum reptotaenium CS-1145, the window CTTCATGATAAGCATCTAGTCGGCTTTGGGATTCATTGAGCCAAGCAAGATCAATTTCAGTTTGTTCTGGATTATCAAGACTTGCCCATAGAGCATCGATCAGATGAACTCGTTC includes:
- a CDS encoding addiction module protein, with translation MDAAVLTQKALKLTVVERVHLIDALWASLDNPEQTEIDLAWLNESQSRLDAYHEGQIEVVDGQSVFSEIKKSLET